GTCCTGTCAGACCCTGCGGCTGCATCAGGCTTACCATCAGGCCGTCGGCACCGCGCCGCAGTGTGGCTGAGTGTAAGTAGGGGAATTGCGAACCGCTGGCGGAAAAAGCCTACGTAATCCTTCCTCACCGTCGATTTTGACAAAAACGAAAGGGTGCGTGATGCTCTGTCCTGTTCCCGCTTAGCGGGGACATTTTGGGGTAACTAAGAAAGCAAATGGCCGGTCACTTAGGGGTAGGTGACCGGCCAACTTCTTTTATGGGGGGAAGAGGCCCGCGGACGAGGATGGGCTCAGGTTCGGGAGAGGGAGCGTTGCAAGGGAAGTCCTGTGCGGGAGCCGCGGCGGAGCGCAGCGAACCCGCGTCGACTCGATGGCGGTTGTTCGGCCGCGCCTTCGCCTCGGGCTCAAGCGCAGCTACTTCTCTGCATTGGGGCCGGTTTAACCGGTTGATACGGTGGGGATTGGCCACGTGGGGGGATGTCCGAAGCCATGGCGAGTCGGCTCCAGATTCAAACGGACTTAGTAGAATTACCCAATGTTGAGGGCGAATGACCCTACAATTAGGGGGCCGAATAGAGGCGCCGCCTAGGTCTTTAAGGCTTGGGCTTGGGGAGGGGAGCAGCCCTGTTTGGGTGCAGGTCCTCTGCATCTAGTCGCCCCGGATAATGCCCTCTGGAAGCGGCTATTCCTTCTGCTCTCTCCGCTTTCAACGCCCCGCCTCTCTATGCCTATCGCAAACGGCACTTGTGCATCGGCGAGTGTATATACCCCGCGAGGGGCGCGCTGCATTCGTTTCTGACGACTTCAAGGTGATGATAGGCAACCACATGTGGTTTTTGAACCGGTTTGCTAGCAGCTTATTATCAGGAAAAGTGCAGCTAATTGGCTTTGTAGTGACCCATTTGTCTCCACCGCTTCGCACTGATGGAGGCAGCGATTTCCCCTCTCTTTTCTCCGCTTTCAGCACCTCAGCCCATTTTAGCCGACACCGTTCATGAACATGCACCTGCCCATCCTATCCCGCCGTGGTTTTTTCATCCGCCGACTCCTTGTGTTGTTCGGTGCGTTGGGGCTGCTGGCGACTCTGTCTCATGCTCAGGCCATCACCAGCGTGGTGCCGGGTTATCTCAGTTACCAAGGTAAGGTAACCGATGCTTCCGGAAATCCGTTGGGGGCCAGTCCTTCTCCCATCAACCGCACGGTGACCTTCCGCATCTGGACGCATCCGACCAATAGCGCGGCCGCCGATCTGATCTACGCGGAGACGCAGACGGTCACCATCTCGGACGGCGAGTTCAGCGTGCTCATCGGCCAAGGCTCAGCCGTGTCGGATCAGCCTTTGGGCTTCGATGAATCCGGCAAAGGTCCTCCCACTCTGACGCCGACTTCCGCCGTGGTCTTCAACTCGCCCGATCGTTATCTGGGCGTGACCATCGATGACGGTTCCAGCGCGGCCGATCCGGAAATCGCGCCGCGCCAACGCCTGGTCAGTTCGGCTTATGCGGTGCGGGCGAAATACGCCGAGGTCGTCGGTTCCAACGGCAACTCCAGCATTGTCGCGGCGGACAATGGCAACGTCGGTATCGGCACCGCCAATCCGACCGCCAAACTCGATGTCGCGGGCAGCATGCGCGTGGGCAACTCCAACTTCGTTGCGACGGATTCCGGTAACATCGGCATCGGCACGGCCAACCCGGCCGCGAAGCTCGATGTCGCGGGATCCATGCGGGTGGGTGGGGCCAGTGTGCTCGACACCGTTTTTTCCCTCATGTCGGGTTCGGACACGGAGGTCGGCTTGGAGATCAAGTCGTTCGGTGATGGCAATCACTCTTGGATCCACACGGGTAACGGCGGCGACCTCTATCTTGGCTCGGGCAACGGGCCGAGCGCGCAGTTGATCAACGGCAACAATGACGTGATCTTCTTCAATTCGGCCTTTGCTGACAAAGGCTTCTCCACCACGGGCCAGCGCTTGACTCACCCCGAGGGCGCTTGGCTGGAGTGGAACAAGGATAACAGCCAAAAGAAGACCTACCTGCTCAACCAACCGGGGGCGGCTGCGGGCGGAATCGTATTCGGCAAGATTGATGGGGCCAATTCGTGGTCTGAGCAGATGACGATCTTCGGTGATGGTCGGGTGGGCATCAATTCGGGACCGTCGGGTCAGTTGACGATCCGAAACGGTGCCGGGGGCACCGAGTCGATTAAGTTGTATTCAAGTAGTGGACACTCTGAGCTTCAGCTCCATGTGGGGAATTTGTTTGGCCAAACGGATTCGGCCTCCAACACCCAGCTCGCCATGTTTGAAATGCCGGGCGGAGGAAAGATCGGCTTTTGGGATCACGTGGTTCTTCAATATGGCCGTGTGGGTATTGGCACGACGAATCCCCAAGTGCCGCTTCATGTGGTCGACTCGGTATCCATGGGTCTGCCGGAATACCGGTATCTCGCCAGAAGCGGAAGCAATCTTGTATCCGGTGAGTCGGGCAACATTTCGATTTGGGCCAATGGTCGCGTGGTTTGTGAAGAAGTGAACGCGATCTCGGATGAGCGCGTGAAGGTTATCGAGGGCGTGTCTGATAGCGCCAGTGACTTGATCACCCTCATGGAGCTGCGCGTGACGGATTATCATCTCAAGGACACGATTGGCCGGGGAATGGCGTCGGAAAAGAAGGTGATCGCGCAGCAGGTGGAGACCGTGTTCCCCCAAGCCATCAGCGAGAACACGGGAGTCATTCCCAATTTTTACCAAAGGGCAGCCGTCGCCGATGGTTGGGTTTCGATCGAGACCGATTTGGCGGTGGGTGATCGGGTTCGCTTGATCGATGACGCGTCCGACGAAAAGAAATCCAAGATCGATCGTGTTTTCGAGGTGCGGGAGGTCGCTCAAGGACGCTTCCGCGTGGACCTCCCGCCGGAGACCAAGGAGGTTTTTGTCTTTGGTCAGGAAGTCGATGATCTGCGTGTGGTCGACTACGATGCGATCGCGATGCTCAACGTCTCCGCGACGCAAGAGATCAAGCGCGAGAAGGACGCCGAGATCGCTGAATTGCGCGCCGCGAATGCAGCTTTGGCCGAGCGGGTGGCTGCGCTCGAAGAGCGCAATCGTCACTGGAAGCTGAAGCTCACCGCCATCGAAGAAATGCTGCGCGCCGGCAACGTGGCGCAGACGCCCGCGACGGCCAAAACGACCTCCTCATCGGACGAAGAGTAAGCCCGCCTGCCTACGCCCAACCCGCGTTACCCTTCACCCCTCACGCTGTGCCTATGAACGCTTCAAGCACTCGAGCGCGTTGGACTGGCCTGCTCGCTGCCGTCGGCCTGGCCCTCGGCAGCGGGCTGTCGCTGACCGCCTTTCCGCCGGCGCCCTATTACACCCTCTTTGGGGTGGTGCGGGACCAAGTTGGCACCGCCCTCGATGTCGAGGGCGCGGATGTGATTCTCTTACGCGACGGCATCGAGATCGGGCGCACCCCGATCACCGGTGACCTGCGCCTCGACCTCAACTACGAGCTCAACATCAGCATCGAGCAGGGCCGGGCCAACACCCGCACCTACTCGGATCGCACGGTGGCGCGGCAGGGTTTGTTTTCCCTCGCGGTGGAGATGAATGGCGAAACGTTCTACCCCATCGAAGCCGACGGCACCTTGCGCGCCGGTGAGGGCGGCGAACGCGTGCGGCTCGATCTCAACATCGGTGCCGATGCCAACGGCGACGGTCTGCCCGATGCCTGGCAGGAGTGGCAACTCTACCAAGCCGGCTTCCGCCCGGGCGATGACGGCTGGAACATCGATGACATCACGCGCGACGGCGACTACGACGGAGATGGCACGAGCAACTTCCTCGAGTATCTGGCCGGCACCTTCGCGGGCGACGCGGCGGAACGCTTTGAGCTCATCATCACCGGCCGCACCGACGCTCTGGTGAGCTTCGAGTTTTTCGCCATAACCGGGAAGGTTTACGCCATCGAATCCAGCACCGATCTGGTCAACTGGACGCCCGTCCCTCATCGCCTGTCTCCGACGGGTGAGGACTCCGATTACTCCCGCGCCACGGTGGTGGATATCCTGCCGATCTACGTGGTCACTGAACCCGGCGCTCAGCGCTTCTACCGCATCACGGTCCGATGAACTTACGTCGTTTCACCTCCCAGTTTTCGGCCTATTCAGCGGGGGGCGCCGCCTCCGGGCCAACCGCGGTGTCGGGCGTAAAGCCCGACCCACAAGCATATCATCCTGCCGGTGTGGGTCGGGCGTTACGCCGGCTGGCGCTCGCCGTCGGCGTGCTGGTCGGCGCGACCTCCGCGCAGGCCCAGTGGGAAACCGTCACCTACCACCTCAAGGGCGGTTGGAACGCCATCTACCTGCACGGCGAAGCCGACTACGCGTCCCTCGAAACCATTTTCCCGGAGTCGAGCAACGTGATCTCGGTCTGGCGTTGGAACCCCAATCCCAACCCGATCCAAATCGGCACGTCTTCGGTGCTGCCCACCACCGGCACGCCGGAGTGGCAGGTGTGGACCCGCGCCGAAGGCGACAGCGACTCGCTGGACTCGCTACCTGGCCAGTCCGCTTACCTCGTCGAGTGTTCCGGCTCCGCCGGTGACAGCTCCACGGTCACGATCACCCAGCGCGTTCTGCCGCCCCGCTACTCGTGGGTGCGCAACGGCGCCAACCTGCTCGGCTTTCCGTCCCGTTTGAGCGGCAACTACCCGCTCTTCTCCACCTATTTCGCCACCTTCCCGGTGGCGACGGCCAGCAACTCCAAGATCTACAAATACGACGGCGGTCCGCTCGGTCCGGGCAACCCGATCCAAGTGTTTTCGCCGTCCTCCGAGCGCCTGGATCGCACCAAGGCTTACTGGTTTGAGGCCCCGGTGGTGGGCAACTTCTACGCGCCCTTGGAGGTCACACCGTCGCGTCTCGATGGGCTCCACTACGGCCGCACCGGCTCGCTCATCACCGTGCGCGTGCGCAACCGCACCGCGAGTGCGCTCAACCTCACCGTGTCGCCCGTCACGTCGGCGGCCGCCCCCGTCGGCGAGGAAGCGATCGCCGCGCCCGTGCCGCTCACCTTCCGCGAGTTTGATACCGGCTCGTCCGCCTATGTGTTTAACGCCGTCTCGGGCGACATCCCGGTGACCATCGGACCGCAGTCTGCCGTCGAACTGAGCTTCGGCGTGGATCGTTCCCAAATCGTGGGCTCCACCGATTCCCTCTACGCGTCGCTCCTGCGCTTCACCGATGGCGGCAACCTCATGGACGTTACGCTGCCGGTCTCCGCCCGCGTCTCCTCCATGGCCGGCCTTTGGGTGGGCGAGGCGCTGGTGTCCGAGGTGCAAAGCCATGTGCCGGGTGCGGAGGGCACCGGCACCGGGCGTGACTTCCCGCTGCGACTGATCGTGCATGTGGCCGACGACGGCACCGCCCGACTGCTCTCGCAGGTCTTCATTGGCACGCTGACCTCGAACCCCAACGCCGTTGGTTTGGCCACGGTCGAAGGGGCCCTGCTGGCGAGCGACAAAGCCAACGCGCAACGTCTCAGCGTGGCGCACCTGCCGCCCGACACGGTGGCGGACGATGTGGTGGGCTCCGGTTCCGTCGCCATCGGCCAGACGCTCACCCGCACGATCACGATCGGATTCAACGCCCCCACCAATCCCTACGTGCACACGTATCACCCGGACCATGACAACCGGAACGCGCGCTTCGATGCGATGCTCCCGGCGGGCGAGGAAAGCCCGACGATCACCCGCGCTATGAGCTTCGCCTTCACGGCCTCGCCTCCGGAAGGAACGAGTCCGCAAGGGTGGGGCAGTAGCGTGATCGGCGGTGACTACACCGAAACCCTTTCCGGCCTGCGCCGCGCCAAGATGTCTGATGGCACTTCGACCACCAGCATCACGGTGTCCGGCACCTTCATCCTCCGACGGGTCAGCGAACTCGGCAGCATCACGACCACCGCGGCGCCATGATCACTCGAACTCTCCATCGCATCCGACTTTCCCTGTTCACCGCGGCCTTGCTTGGGGCTGTTGGTGCCAGCAGCGCCTCCGCTCAATACGAGATGAGTGGCTCGACGCAAAATCGGCTGTTCCAAGCCGACACCATCGCCGATCTGGCCGTGACCAACGGTGGCAGTGGTTACACCTCTGCGCCGACCGTCGCTCTCAGTGGCGGCAGCGGCAGTGGCGCCATTATCGTCGCCACGGTGTCCGGTGGCCAAGTCACCGGATTCACGATCAACGCGGCCGGTTCCGGATATTCGTTTACCAATCCTCCCACCGTCACCCTCAGCGGAGGCGGGGGCACGGGAGCCACCGCTCGGGTGATTTTCCGGGCGGTGCCGGACGGGCTCAACCCGCCGGTGACCACGTCCCAGTTTGCGAGCATAGCCAGCAACTCCGGTGGATCCGCTGCGGTGGCGGCCAATGAGGTGGTGTCAGTTCGTTACCCCTCCAGCGACGGCGGACTCGTGCTGCAACGCTCCGCTATTGGCAGCACCTTTGCGGCGGGCGTGCCGCGCTTCCTGCTCGGCGATGTGATACCGGTCCCGGCCACCCAGCTGGACGGCATCACGCCAGCCGGACCCAACTACTGGCGCGCCCAGCCGGTCGAAGTGGGGGAAACCTTCTCCCAAACGGCCACCTCCACGACCGACACACCGCTGCCGCTGGAGCTGGCGTCCATTCAAGTGACGTCGGGAGGATCTGGATACAGCTCCGTGCCGGCCGTTTCGATCACCGGCGGTGGCGGCTCAGGCGCCACCGCGACCGCGGTGATTTCGCAAGGCGTGGTGACGAACATCCTGCTCAACAACACCGGCTCTGGATACACCTCCCTGCCGGCGGTGACCCTCTCCGGCGGTGGTGGCACCGGCGCTGTTGCCGAAATGCTGGGTAAACAGTCTTCGTTTTATTTCAGCCCCCACGCCGAGCGCGTGTTTGCCACGCAGGCGGGGCGGGTGAGCGTCACGTGGGTGACGCGCTTGCCGATCACGACGGCCGATGAGCCGGAAACCGCCAAATACCGTTTCCGTCAGGAGTCGTTTACTGTTTCGTCCACCACGGCCAAACCCACCCGCCGGATCTACTGGACCGAGCGGAGTTTCGATGGACCGCTCATCAATATCCCCTTGGGCAAGATCGAAACGATCAACCCGGTCTTCAGTTCCTTCTTCCCGGCGTTGGTGGCCAAAGAATACACCCGCGTGGGGGCATCCGAATCTCCGGACGTCAGCCTGCCGCCGGAACGCCGCACGC
This portion of the Actomonas aquatica genome encodes:
- a CDS encoding tail fiber domain-containing protein translates to MHLPILSRRGFFIRRLLVLFGALGLLATLSHAQAITSVVPGYLSYQGKVTDASGNPLGASPSPINRTVTFRIWTHPTNSAAADLIYAETQTVTISDGEFSVLIGQGSAVSDQPLGFDESGKGPPTLTPTSAVVFNSPDRYLGVTIDDGSSAADPEIAPRQRLVSSAYAVRAKYAEVVGSNGNSSIVAADNGNVGIGTANPTAKLDVAGSMRVGNSNFVATDSGNIGIGTANPAAKLDVAGSMRVGGASVLDTVFSLMSGSDTEVGLEIKSFGDGNHSWIHTGNGGDLYLGSGNGPSAQLINGNNDVIFFNSAFADKGFSTTGQRLTHPEGAWLEWNKDNSQKKTYLLNQPGAAAGGIVFGKIDGANSWSEQMTIFGDGRVGINSGPSGQLTIRNGAGGTESIKLYSSSGHSELQLHVGNLFGQTDSASNTQLAMFEMPGGGKIGFWDHVVLQYGRVGIGTTNPQVPLHVVDSVSMGLPEYRYLARSGSNLVSGESGNISIWANGRVVCEEVNAISDERVKVIEGVSDSASDLITLMELRVTDYHLKDTIGRGMASEKKVIAQQVETVFPQAISENTGVIPNFYQRAAVADGWVSIETDLAVGDRVRLIDDASDEKKSKIDRVFEVREVAQGRFRVDLPPETKEVFVFGQEVDDLRVVDYDAIAMLNVSATQEIKREKDAEIAELRAANAALAERVAALEERNRHWKLKLTAIEEMLRAGNVAQTPATAKTTSSSDEE